One window of Quercus robur chromosome 5, dhQueRobu3.1, whole genome shotgun sequence genomic DNA carries:
- the LOC126729141 gene encoding beta-amylase 7-like codes for MKEAAMGNAVEEGEASGTHQGRTMKRSNGSSSVGRTESEKEKTKMRERNRRAITTKIFQGLRKHGGYCLSPRADINELLRHLASEAGWVILPDGTTFRSSSTSSSNGLSCCAMCGTGITSNNTTPCSSVVMGGGGGGGEYCASTTASPIGDSMSMSMSVSVVNSNINKIGFGGSTSSSLPEGDNSPLELYIYDNGLPDGLHHHSSSASGGGVGGPLVMGPQYPQQQQHSQLYVQEAMASNQNTPVGSPLGRA; via the exons ATGAAGGAAGCAGCAATGGGAAATGCAGTTGAGGAAGGAGAAGCTAGTGGGACCCATCAGGGAAGGACTATGAAGAGATCAAATGGTAGTAGTAGTGTGGGGAGGACAGAGAGCGAGAAGGAGAAGACGAAGATGAGAGAGAGGAACAGAAGGGCTATCACCACCAAGATCTTTCAGGGCTTGAGGAAACACGGTGGTTACTGCCTTTCTCCTCGCGCCGACATCAACGAGCTTCTTCGCCACCTCGCCAGTGAGGCTGGCTGGGTCATCCTTCCTGACGGAACCACTTTCCGCTCTtcctccacctcctcctccAAT GGTTTGAGTTGCTGTGCTATGTGTGGGACCGGGATAACGAGCAACAATACGACGCCGTGCAGCTCTGTTGTGATGGGTGGTGGGGGTGGTGGAGGAGAGTACTGTGCTTCAACCACTGCGTCGCCTATAGGAGACTCTATGTCTATGTCTATGTCTGTGTCTGTGGTGAACAGCAACATTAACAAGATTGGATTTGGTGGTTCCACGAGTAGTTCGCTGCCTGAAGGTGACAATAGTCCACTAGAGCTCTACATCTACGATAATGGGCTTCCCGATGGGCTCCACCACCACTCCTCCTCCGCTTCTGGTGGCGGGGTTGGTGGGCCGTTGGTAATGGGACCCCAATATCCTCAGCAGCAGCAGCATAGTCAGTTGTACGTGCAGGAAGCCATGGCGTCCAACCAGAACACGCCGGTGGGTTCACCTCTGGGTCGCGCTTGA
- the LOC126726653 gene encoding DNA-damage-repair/toleration protein DRT111, chloroplastic translates to MLGGLYGDLPPPSSADEDKPSNTTVWSSSAKMAPPTLRKSSSVFAPPQTILKSQTKPKTPNPALAAQPKSVTSFSASAMPSLMQEDSAQPALVGVTSSVIEEYDPARPNDYEEYRRERKKRAMEAEVRRELYRRRQEEEERERREKEERERERERERERERDYSDSRLNISGEEAWRRRAAMSGAVPRRSPSPPSNADGFMIEKSETVGLGVGAGGQMTAAQRMMAKMGWKEGQGLGKQEQGITTPLMAKKTDRRAGVIVNASEVKQDKKVKGVSFNGSPTRVLLLRNMVGPGEVDDELEDEVGSECAKYGTVTRVLIFEITEPNFPVTEAVRIFVQFERPEETTKALVDLDGRYFGGRVVRGSFYDEERFSKNELAPMPGEIPGFT, encoded by the exons ATGCTAGGTGGGTTGTATGGAGACCTCCCTCCACCCTCTTCGGCCGACGAAGACAAGCCCAGCAACACCACCGTCTGGTCCAGCAGCGCCAAGATGGCTCCGCCGACTCTCCGTAAGTCCTCTTCGGTCTTCGCTCCGCCGCAGAccattctcaaatctcaaaccaAGCCCAAAACCCCCAATCCGGCACTGGCGGCGCAGCCGAAGAGCGTGACGTCGTTTTCGGCTTCGGCAATGCCATCGCTGATGCAGGAAGACTCGGCGCAGCCGGCATTGGTTGGGGTGACGTCGTCGGTGATCGAGGAGTACGATCCGGCGAGGCCGAATGACTACGAGGAGTACAGGAGGGAGAGGAAGAAGAGGGCGATGGAGGCGGAGGTGAGGAGGGAGCTCTATCGGCGGCggcaggaggaggaggagagagagaggagggagAAGGaggagagggaaagagaaagggaaagggaaagggaaagagagagggatTACAGCGATTCGCGGCTGAATATATCGGGAGAAGAAGCTTGGAGGAGGCGTGCGGCGATGAGCGGGGCTGTGCCGCGGCGGTCTCCATCGCCGCCAAGCAATGCCGACGGGTTTATGATCGAGAAGTCGGAGACGGTAGGGTTGGGCGTTGGAGCCGGCGGGCAAATGACCGCGGCGCAGAGGATGATGGCGAAGATGGGGTGGAAAGAGGGGCAAGGGCTTGGGAAGCAGGAACAGGGGATCACTACTCCTTTGATGGCGAAGAAGACGGACCGGCGAGCTGGGGTGATTGTCAATGCTAGTGAGGTGAAGCAGGATAAGAAGGTGAAAGGCGTCAGCTTTAATGGGTCGCCTACTCGGGTTTTGCTGCTTAGAAACATG GTGGGCCCTGGTGAGGTTGATGATGAGCTTGAAGATGAGGTAGGATCAGAGTGCGCTAAGTATGGGACAGTAACTCGGGTTCTCATTTTTGAGATAACCGAGCCAAATTTTCCAGTGACTGAGGCTGTCAGAATCTTTGTTCAGTTTGAGAGACCAGAAGAAACAACCAAAGCACTTGTTGACCTAGATGGTCGATACTTTGGAGGTAGGGTGGTCCGAGGCTCATTCTATGATGAGGAGAGGTTTAGCAAGAATGAGCTGGCTCCAATGCCGGGAGAAATCCCGGGCTTTACATAA